In Pyrus communis chromosome 15, drPyrComm1.1, whole genome shotgun sequence, the genomic stretch AATAATTACACGATCATAGGAACTGATTGAAATTGCTAGCCCTTTGGTTGATCTCAACAACTGTTCTCCAAATGATTCGCAACCTAATGAACCTGCATGCATGGCAAAATTAATTAGCATGAACAATATAGAACAATAAAAAACGTTTTAAATATTCATCATTAAATTTTACaacctaatttgatatgatTGTTGGATCATGTTTATACGGTACGTACGCAatcttttcttttgtgtttagaATTATTGTTTACGTGACTTTCCATTTTATGAGACGTACGTATCATATTATAGGGTAAGTACTTATCAAGTTCTTGGAGTTCGCCTTTGTTGGAATTGAACTCTAAAGCTCAATTCTAATTGATTTACATAGTTGTGATCGAGATAAATAAGAGTTTGGGTTGTATATGGTTAGCTATTTTTTGTGCCACAAGTAATATTGATGACTGGTTTTAATTACTAAGGCCGTAAGGGATTCTTGTAAGGAAAGTAATCCTATGGACTTTAGTATTCTAGTTATAGGCTCATTAGGGTTTCTTGAATCCGTTGGTGGGTAGGATTGAGCATTGGATAAGGAAGAGGTTCCCATGCCTGCTATTATAATCACAAACCCTAGAACTCCCCATCAGTTCGTGACCAAGGAGCAGAGATCCATAGAAGAACCTTCACCTACCCTATCCTCGTGTACGTGTTCCCTTATGGTGTTTTAATAAGCATGAAAAAAATGTTACATATATAGTATTTACTGAGTATGCATGCAACAATATACCATATGTAAATTGAATCTCGATAAAGTATAATGTTGCATGTAGTATATTTACTAATTGCGTACTTAACAAAGTAAACATATATACGAGGAGCTTGCAAATTGTTAATCTGGATGTTGAATATCTGATtaagggaaaagaaaagaaaagggtgaACTTTGAAGAGTTCAAAGATGGCATGCAGCAGCATCGGCCATAAAAGAAGCGATGTTATACCTCTGgaacccatctctctctctctctctctctctctctctctctctctctctctctctctggacaTTTATCAACAATTCATATCTTATCATtgtctttcttcctttttcttttttaggttGAAATACGCTACAGTCTTTGCCCTAAAAGCAAACCAAAGTGTAAGGAACAACAAAGACATCTCATACAAAATCAAAAGATATTGTTCCCTGATTTCAGCAATCTcccacccccaccccaccccttCACCTTTTCTTGCTTTTTCTACCCAAGTTCTTTTGGTTATgtaaaattatttctttttaatcttCTTCTAAGTGATAATCCCTCCCCTTTATGTTGATAATCCGGCTTAATTCTCCACTTTCTTTTTTGGTTCCTCTTTCCCATAATTCCCACCTTTCATGCACTACACTTGCACATCTCTCAATGtcaaagatttttcagtataaCTGGAATAAGACTATacatcacatgtcattatacaacttaaagaaagtttttttttttcccctaagTGTTCCTCCAATTACATAATAGCATGTGACATATCATCCTATGTTCcaatcacactaaaaaaatctatTCTTCTACAacattcatttaaaattttgtatCTTTCATATTTTATAATACTCCGACAATCGCGGTGCATGAGCAAATCAACagatttaattattcaattgtGCCTAAGCAAAGCTTAAACACTAAGCATGCAATTTTTCTCAAAAGGGAGAAGTAAGTAGAAAGCACATGCAGTGCTTATTGTGAGTATGAGTAATGCTAAGGtgactaaatttacaaattaaattatgtgtcaccaataagaataaACACgcttatcaacgtttaagtaataaatcaatcaactttcatgtccttTAGTTTTCGAAAATCTTTCCGAATTTAGTCTTGCTAACATTACTAGCTTACTATGAGTGTCTTTTGTGCATTATCGACAATTAATTAGTGAGATCAATTGGTAAATTCAATTCTTAACTACAAGTGGCAGTAATCTAATGAACAAACACAAGATTAGGATAGAACTTAAAAAAACATTAAGTAAGTGGATATTAATATTTAGGTACAACGGTCATATATAAATCTAAGTTAACTAAAGGGTTTGaggaaaatatatgtatatatatgaccATATTGTAGATGAAGTACAAAGGTCTTCACTTGTTTGGTGGGGGGTGCTACTACATGTCCCCTTTGTTCTTTGGAAATATTGAAGGATCCCTCATAGGGCAATGTTTGACATTTCTTTTGATTATCAGAAAGCGTTTCTAACAGTATTTGACATAAATAACTACAATTGttactaaacaataaaaacacacCATCGTGTTTTAAGAAATTACACAGATCATCAAGCACTTCGAACTACATTTCTAGAAAGCATTTGTTTTGCTAGCTAGTAAAAACTTTCTTGTGCTTCTATTAAGAGCGCTCGGAGCAAAAGTTTACACAAAAGAGTTTTACACGTAGGCATTTTCATACGAGCACTTAGTCCCTATGCGCTTTAAAGTAATTATATCAAGATTGAAGCTAAAATATAGCATAAATGCTAAATAGGCAACAAAACTAGTCAATAGGTGTGCATTGAAACACGATGTGGACGGCGTATCTGCAGATTTGGGTGGTTTACAACTGTTGGTCTTTGTTCCAGTCGTTAGGGCAAAATTTCAAACCCCAAGTCATACAAGATTTTAGCTCATCCATCGAGGTCAAACCTTATTTAGAACACCAAAAATACTATTGGCCGACAACATGTTTAACTAGGAATTGGATCCGGGACATTAatgtttagaacctaaaaatcAATTCATTTGAGTCGCTTATTGGTGTGTATAAAAAATCAAGGCCATTGATTTTATGTGATAAATCATACAAGTAAGTTAATAAAGACcgttgaattgaatttgtacGGCCCAGATGAATTGATTCATAAACTTCAAACACTAAAGTTCGGAAGGGATCCAATTCCCTCTAACTAGATGCATTCAAACGtcagatttttttaatgtgtaagAAGCTCGGTCCGATATATCAAATGTAATAATATGATTGtaaatttagaagaaaaaaaaaactccaaccAATTGTATATAACACTCGGTATATCAAACTGTATTTCTAACACTTTGAAAAATTTCTACATTCAACCCCTCCCTTCCTTTCCCAATCCTCCCTCCTGAATGctgatctatatatatatatatatatatatatatatatatatatataaacacaattTCAGGGAtttttaacaacataatatttaaacaaattaagAATGATGAGCAATTATAAACAATGTAGAGCTAGCCACATAagtattattgttttgttttttgttttttaccttGAAAAAGGCCATGCAAGAGAGTAAAAGGAGAGATACATAATTATTACTGCCCTACAGCTGCTGCAAGTACTCTCTTCATTGCTATGTTCTTAAAAACTTTCCTCCGGATAAAATGTCAACCATCTCCGTTTCCAAATCCCATACATCCACCTTTCCACAAGGATCGGATCGTTTGGATTGcactggattggattggattgggaAAATTAGGATGAACACCCAGAGATGGTAGGCCATTTAACAAATCCACATAAGAAAAGTATTATTAGACATAGAAAAAGACTATTTTTTTGGGtccttaaagaaaaaaaattggaaccAATTGCGGAACTAGCGAGGGATGATGCCGAGGATATCTGCATTACGGTTGTGGTCGGGATTCCTCTTCTTCGACAGAGGCTCCGGCGAGGATGAGACCGATGATCCAATGGCCCACGAATCATTCGAGCTATCAGAGCTAAATGACACATCCATCACTCCATTGGGACTGCATGGAACTGAACCAAACTTACGCTTGTTGGATTGTTTGCCACTGCCATTGCCTCCGGAAGATGTTAATTCGGAGATGAGCTTCGAGCATTCATCCACTTTGTCCTGTTTAAAATTCAATTGAAATCTGACTTCAataaaagtttcaaaatttcgCGTTCGAAATGGAAAAGATTAGTACTTTTCGGAGATTCAAGGTAATGATTAGCGAACCTTATCGATTCCGAGAATTCCCAGGAGCTGGTTTTGGTATTCCATAAGTAGACACGGTTCTATGTTGTTGACAACATGCAGCATTATGGCAGTGGCAACTACAGATGGAAGGAAAGACATGAACCTAGAATCTGCAGTTCACAAAAAAAAGGTTCACAATTCCAACAACATTGTAAGACAAAGCATAAAGATCGCAACTTTACTTTGTTTTCGATCATGTTATTACGAAAAACAAATCGAATTAATGAGAGAAGAACAAGATTTGGATACCTGAAATTAGACTCAGAAGGATGAGCTCACATCTTTTGAGGACTTCCCAGCAGAGATGATTTTTCAGACCGAGTCTTCGGGTGATGTAATCGATGAATGAAATCGGAGTGACAGGATTCATCTTCCATTGGAGAGTAGAGAGCACCACAATCTCCATTCGTTTGATTGTTCTTGCTTCAAACACATACTTGCTATCCTCCACCTTAAAAAACACAACAAAACCCAACAAATTTCAACAACCAAACACAAACATGGGACAAGATTCAAGAAACCAAAGACAAACATTGTACCAAACAACATACTTGGAAATCCAGCAAAAGGGGAACTTGGGTCTCCTCAACTTTGGCAGCAAGAGAGATACAAGCCACGGCAGCGAGCTGGGTCATCCACGGCTTCTCAACCTGAAGATGGAGGCTCGACAAGAACCTGTCGAAGTAATCCGCCGCGAGCACCGCCGTGAGGGCGGAGAAAGAGTAGTGGGAAGCGACTCTCAGCATCCAGTCCACCGCCTCTCTGCGAGCTCCGGCCAGAGAGGGGCTGATTTGGAGGGGTTTTTGGAGCTCGTTTTGCTCCGATTCTTTGGATAACAGAGAGATTAGCTCCTCATTATCCCAGAACAGGTCTTGCTCGACTAAGATTGGAGCTTTTATTGGGTTAAACGAAGAAACGTTGCTGTTAAAGCTGTCTTCTACTAATTCCTCTTCTGGGAAATAATCCACTGGGCTCACTTGCTCATCCACCAAATGCTCCTCCGAGCAGTACAGAGCGTCAAAAAGGAAAACTGGGTTTTGCTCTTCACTTGATTCTACTAGTTGATGATGATGTTTTCGATCCATCTTCTTCTGAGAAGAAGAGATTTGATTCTGGGTTCATTACTTCATTGAAAAGCCAGAGGCTGAGAGAGTGTGagcaagaagaaggagaaagagacgctctctttctctatcttaATCTCTCTCTAAAGAACTCTTATCTGTCTCTGATTGAAGAGCAGTGGGGGAAGAGGAGGGAAGGGACTAACCACAACCCCAAATATGTGTTTTATAAtatgtgggtttttgtttttctacaCTGTCacttaggggtgggttcaaaaaaccgaaaaccgaaaaaaaccgaaaaccgaaccggaccgagaccgaaaaaaaccgaaccgaaaaaaaaaccgaaccgaaattgtcaaaccgaaccgaaccgaatctgaccggttcggtttcggtttttgaggctcggaaaccgaaccgaaccgaaccgaaccgatatatatatatatataatttttttgaatatttataaatattttagtcatacaatcataacaaaacagaacctgttgccaagttggtttcagtgaaactttacaagcatggaggcatgggttcgaaccctcatgcctccaggatttgtgagattttttttaattttttaatctttttaacaaaacaaccctaaccctcctcctccttatttttcattccGCCTAGCCTATTAATATGAATGTGAACttttatatttcctttttttttttaataattttggagggagaaagaaaaaaaaaaaaaaaaaaaaaaaaaaaaaaaccgaaaaaaaccgaaaccgaaccgaaaaaaaccgaaccgaaaaaaaaccgaaccgaaaaaaaccgaaaaaaatttgaaccgaaccgaaccgaaccgaaatttcggttcggtttcggttttgagaaaaaaccgaaccgaaaaaaaccgaacccagccctacTGTCACTGTGAAAActctgtatttttgtttttattttcagttgaacttttttttattattatttttcttggttCTCGTCGGGgcataagcaaaaaaatatatatatatatatatatattataagacCATCACGAAGCAACGAGATTTTAGTTATATTTGTAATTAACAACTAACGACAAGAAATACgagtttgctaaaaaaaaatggaaccaAATTGCATAAGAAATCCAAACGAGCCAAATTATTAACAACAAAAATCTTTCACTATAAATAGGTCTAATTCACAAGACCAAGTTTAATATTAAGAGCATGACAATTCGATACTAAACTTTCTAAAAGATGATCACTCACTTTgcatttaaaatcaattttactgcaaattgaGAATTTGATTCCACCTTGGTGCATATAAAATATCATCTCATAGTGTTTTTTGAAATAAATTGATGTTGAAGATGATAAGTTAAATTGGCTAgctattttaaatttttgacaCTATTTAATAGCTAATTTAgcaaaaattttaacaaaactaTTGGGAGATGCCTTAGAGTCGCAGTGTTGTATTTGAAGTGATAATATACTAGTTGCGAGAACAAAGTGACTAATTCGAGAGAGTAGCGTAGACTTAACAATCGCACTAACGTCATGACTCACGTGAGATTATGCACAATTCAAATTCACATGTTAACTTATCCTGctcaaatatataaatttgaaCTCATCATAAATTTTACGCGTCGCACCGTGTTTTATTCGTTTACATGTCGCTCTCTTTGTTTTCAATCAATCAACTATAATATAAAAGTCATCGATAAATATCAAGGACAGCAGATGTCCAACCATTTCCGAAGAAAACATACCTAAAAGAAGTAAGTTATATGCTAAAAcgatttttcaaaagaaaagataaataaagGATATTCGATAAAGTTCTGTGAGTGAACATCCATCTAACCAGTTACCTAACGTATACCGCGTCAACTTCGTTACCGCATTTTGAAAAGGCTTTgacttaattatatatttttcgtGCGTATGTGTGTTGTtaactgttctaaaaatctttgCGCTAAACAGGAAGTTACCGTTTTGATTAGTCTATACTATAGATGTTTGAAAATGAAGAAAGTGTTCCTAGACTCTCTTAGGTGTCCGCCTAATCTGTCTAATCACACGCCTAGCCCGTCTAAATCCACTTAGGAATTCGCCTAGGTCACGACTctcacttaaacagaaaatcaataattttcactttgcatttagacttgttgaatacttgaatgaacactcattatatatttatttcccatgttttcaatatgttttaatactttatatctatatttcattttattttgcaatttatctATTCCAAAACAATTATGTGTTTGTTTATAAATATACACTTATTTAACAaagataataaatttacttaaatttgcCTAGTCCGATTAAACGCTAGGCCCCAACTCGTCATCTAATCAGCGCCTAACGTCTTTCAAAACTTTGAtgttatcatatcatacattacTTTACCATGTGTAGAATAATGTACTAGTCGAACCATGTGAAGGTGCGCACATTTTAGAAAAACTGTGTGCCAATATGGTAGTATACTTGTGCGCATGTCCATTGTGAACTATACATGTTTATTTTAAACCAGGTAGATCTTAAACCCTAAAGTATTACTACATCTTTGGTAATATACACTCGCGTACAGGTCAATAGTCAGCTTTTTATCATTGACTATGTATGATTTTAATTCATATAAAAAATCAAGAAgtatttgtcaaatttttctCAAACTTATGAAGAGTTGTCAATTTTCTTtcatgaactttaattttagccaattatcCCCTTGAATTTTAGTTTTAGCCGACTACAGCCTGATCTTTCATACATCTTGGTTACGTACACGGTACATGACAATTGTCTGaggtaaaaaaaatgtaattttatccCTAATGTGGGCAACGTATtgttttttcctcttttcttctACTAGTTCACTCTGtacattttttgtttgaattttatcTTTAATGCGGACAACTATGAATCTTCTCCACGGCCTTGCTTTTTCATAAACAtgttggggttgtgatgcaatTTCCTTAGCATTCCTTGTGACTTGATTCACATGACCGTCTCATTTCACATATTTCAATTCAAGATCCAAATTCAAATAAGAAAAGTAATTACTCATCTCAACAAATTTATTGCTAGAAATTGGCcaattatgaacgtttagagcttaatcggttaaaattaaagttcacgGTTGAAACtggccaattataaaagtttagaaAAAATAATCAGCTAAAATTAAACGTTAAGAGAAAAATTAACAGCTCGTTATAAGTTCgagaaaaaaatcaatgaatacctcaaaaatcaataataaaGTTTTTGCGTTGATTGGTTTGGGTAAAAGGGAAAGTAAAACTTTAGGCAGATAATTTTGAGCTTTAGCCCAGAGCACAGAAGTAAAGGCATCCGTGAGcaaactttttcctttttcttttattttctttctcgtttttcacttttaattttGACGATCGATCGTATTCTCTGGCGTGGGGTTTAGGGTAATCTTCTCAAGTTTTCAATCTTGTTTGCGACATTCTAGTGTAATGATTggtataaataatacaaacaatattgAAGGAAGGACAATATATTGAACCAAATAGAAAAACTCGAGTGTCGAGAATAAATGCTTTAATCACATGAACTACGTAACTTTCAAATTTCTATATCTACCTCTTCCCCGATGAAtgttcaaaacaaaacagaagaaaaaagttTGCTTGCGTGACAACCTATTACTCAAACTTTACACAGAACAATAGTGTGCTGTAAAACTCTAGCATACAACTAAGTTCAACTAATTAAGGTTTAAGATTATGAAACGCAGATTAATTATCcttttttatgtttctttttaaGGTTAAACTTTACCGTACTATTATCTCTTTGTATAATCGATTATATATGTGTCTGTCTATATGTACAGGAACAGAGCCATAAATTTCTTCTCATGGAGGTAACTGAAAACAACTAAGAAAATCTTATTATAGTATGATTATACGCAATATGATATTAAGGATGATATCAAATAATGATGTATCACAATTctaatgttacaaaaatttcaatgtagtagtggaaagtggcaaagtgatgagaaaaatataagtatagGATAGGCGGAAGAGAGTTTTTTCAGTTTGAATGATAGAACAAGAGCACTATTGcttatataatatttgatataaaGTATAAGTAAAATGAATATATGTTGGatattcaatatatatattttctttaaagatgatttatgtatattatataattgtaaTGAGCAACTAAACAAACGAATTACTTAAGTATGCTATCTACCCACAGTGGGCTTTCATTGGCTCTGTccccgtgtgtgtgtgtgtgtgtgtgtgtgtgtgtgtttcttGCAATTACACACTTCCCAGTAGAATTTACTATCCCACCAGCAGCGCAGGACAACTCAATTCCTCTTTTGTACGAAAAGTTGgtctctccctctcctctctctctttctgcacTGCACTCAACCATTATGTTTACAGCAGCAAACCATtacagaagagagagaaggcgtagagagagagagagagagagagtatgtgCGTATCAGTGTATGTCTTCAAGTTTCTCTGTGTATTTCCCACTATGCCATGCAAACAAAAAgaggaaaggaagaaaagggaCACGTGGAGGGCTTCTAggtctttttcttttgagttgtagcgttcttttgttttctttttctttcttttctttcatctttGTCTTCTTAGTCTTATTTCTCCTACTTGTGGTGCATTCATCGAGAAAAGAAGCTAGGGAGCCAAGGTAGGACAAAAAGTGTTGGTGCTATTGCAGTTTGTAGTGTGGGACTCTGCCTCAAATTATCATGGATTTGTTGGTGGATTTTGTGGTGGTGGAGAGCAACTTACCAAGCAGAGTTAGGACGTTATCTTAACATTTCGTCTTAatgatataataatatataaaaggAAACTCATACCTCATTTTATATTGACATTGAACACCAAAACAATGGTGTATCCGTCCCATAAAAATCCTTATCGTGGTGCTTGAATTTTTAACACAATACAACAAAGGCGAAATTGCACAAATCATCAATGTAGTGTGTGTTCATAATTCATATGTCAACGTTACTTCTGTGCAGTAAAACTATCTCGTTAAATCACTCGATTACAAATATAAAATCTTGATCTAAAGCGAACCTTGAATCTAAGTTCTATCACTTTTAtgattataaaattataaatatattttaatctAATGAGTTACCCAATTCTCTCTCGCTATTTCAACTAACCTCGAGAGAGGTTCAATTTTGCTCATGTGAATTATCGTGTAACCATCATTTTCAAGGGCGGAAATGTCCATTGAGCCCATCTAAGCGTGTTTGACATATAAATCAGGTTTGAAAGATTAATTTACCTATGCAAGTGATGAACGTAGAAGAATTTCAGTGCAAAATTCGATGCATACTAAGATCAGTAACGGACTTAACCACGAAATAATTATTCATAAAATCGCATGAAAATGGATGCTTCGTGGAATTTGGCGTATACCAAAAACACCCCTCTAAAAATCAACCAGAACTGAACAAAGGTTGGCACTGTTTTACTATCAGAAAGCCTTCAAAGcaatctccttttttttttccttttactttttataCGATCATTGGCAatttctttattctttttttttttgtttgttttgttttctcagATTTGTAAACAATAATACCTCCTCCTTCATAATTCTAGTCAAAGTCAGACATGCCCACTCCTCAGAAAACTCAGAAAGTGGTTCATTTTCCTTGCATACATTTCAATCACGGAGAGGAATTGTCTACCCTttcattttcatacttttcttATGCATTTCTGTGatatgtgatcacggtta encodes the following:
- the LOC137717861 gene encoding cyclin-D3-1-like, with the protein product MDRKHHHQLVESSEEQNPVFLFDALYCSEEHLVDEQVSPVDYFPEEELVEDSFNSNVSSFNPIKAPILVEQDLFWDNEELISLLSKESEQNELQKPLQISPSLAGARREAVDWMLRVASHYSFSALTAVLAADYFDRFLSSLHLQVEKPWMTQLAAVACISLAAKVEETQVPLLLDFQVEDSKYVFEARTIKRMEIVVLSTLQWKMNPVTPISFIDYITRRLGLKNHLCWEVLKRCELILLSLISDSRFMSFLPSVVATAIMLHVVNNIEPCLLMEYQNQLLGILGIDKDKVDECSKLISELTSSGGNGSGKQSNKRKFGSVPCSPNGVMDVSFSSDSSNDSWAIGSSVSSSPEPLSKKRNPDHNRNADILGIIPR